The DNA sequence TAGTTCTTCTAGCCGTACCGGTGTGAAAGTAGTGAAAGCCTTGCTATTTTactcttcttactctcttttctctatCTTACTGATCTATCGAGTAGATCTCTAACCCAGGGCGCTCAATGGTACGTTATAATATACCATTTTTTGTTAGTGCTGAGAAGTACGCGTATGGCGGGTATATACTAGAACCAGGGGTTTATCCCATTAAACTTCAGGAGTACATCCCATTTTTAGTCTATAGTCGAAATTACTCCAAATTTAGACATATAACTCAGCATACGTAGACGCACAATCTGACGAATTTACAGCGCAGCAGACTATGTGGTTCAGGAGCTTAGGGTTTGGTGTTCTTGGTTAGGGTTACGCGTCTGGGGGGTCAGGAGGTCGCGAGGCTCGGCACCCCGCCGCGCGCGCCGCCGGAGTAAGCACCGAGAGAGCGATCAACAGCGCGTGTATATAAGAAGCCGAGTAGAACAGGTAGGCGTCGATATTTCAACATGTCTAAACCTAGCATCGAGTGCCAGTATTTCGAGCATGTGCCTGAGCACAGCGTAGCGGCATGCAGAGAGTGCAGATATGCAGTATGGCCAGATCAGATTGAGGGCCATCTACAGAAGCAGCATAAGGTTAGTTACAAGGAGGCTGAGGCAGTTGGACAGCAGGTTCGCAGCTGGGCTGGGTTAGTCCAGTACCCTAGTGAGCTCGAGGTGCCGACTGGTGCTCCAAAGCCTGTGCGGCaattgccagtgtatacagACGGGATGTTATGCCAATTTGACTCCAGCTGCTGCTATTATGTAGCAAGAAGTAAGGAGGCTATACGAAAGCATTGGCGTAAGGACCATCAAGGATGGTCAGCAGGGAAGAAGCGAGGGCGGCCAAGTCGAACCAGGCAGAAGAGCGTGCAGGCACATATGGATAAGGGGTaccggctggtccattgccaGCGATTATTCAGCAGCCGGCATGGATCGCAGTACTTTGAGGTCCAGGCACCCAGCCAGgatggagaaggccccgaaATCGTGCCCGTAGACGGGGCAGCAGCATGGGCGCGAGTGGGCGAGCAGATGGCCaaggcgtgggcagacatcgagaagcgggcgcagacgacgatccaggagggcgagcgcgacgaggtgaacccatggctggagcggacgcagtggttgccgtacctagtgggcatggagaggccggatttgttagcgtgcatcgaggagcccgtggcagagccagatgccaggcaggagcagcaggccgagccggtggaagcagcgatttgggcagccatggatggattggcgcggttcagccaggcatccattattgaccggattggcgtgtttatacggttggaggcaattcgcacagagatgcaccaaacccggttccagccgttacagccgtataTGGACAAGAACGCCATTGTCAAGCACACACGACCGTGGCAGCAGATGTTAATGTTTTTTGCACGCACACAGAAAGAGCACGGGTGGAAGAGCCCCAAGTATCGGTTTACGCGCCGGCAGCGAGAGGCATGGGAGGTGTTAATCGAACAGGCAAAGCGGAGCATAGagggagacgaagaagatgaagccgaggatatggacgaagagagagaagagctggacgaggagatgatggacgacatagacgaggcgatagaggtagctgaggaagagccaggtcagggagaaggccccgagcctaagaagttgtctaagatacagaaagcgtgtttggagttttgcattgcattacttaaccaccgcatcacccgtagagagtatgacagcccgctggtgtgcgcgttggcggtgctgggcgtcaaggaggacggatggaaggggccggagcagtacccgccgatattatcggcggtgatcaagatcgctcggtttatggtcgtgcagaagggactagaaatgtcagggcccgaggaggatagcggcgatgagacagacgacgacttagatgacagcgcgtacgagagcgggccaagccagcgacggcgtcccaaggggtgtttgcagttagtgcagaagatgatggaccggttcatggtgcgcggcagccatagccccatgcagtggatgttggatttgcggacgtatggattgaagatccattacaacactacaacccgcgggCATGTAGAGTGGACGAACGGCGACGAGCTGCTGTACAAAGAGCTGCATTTTAGCATGGCGCAGTTCCGCGGCATGGTACATGGGCTGGCTAGCGAGAGCCGGCGATTATTAACAGAGGAGTTAATGTTTAGCAGCAAGGCAGCGCCGGTGCCGGCAGTGCCATGGGAGAGCATACGTGACAACCCAACCGACGAGCGGCCAGGATGGAACTTTTTGAAGGATCATCGCACAAACATGCCCGTCAACGGCGAGAGGTGGTTATTTGAGCGGGTAGGCGAGAGCGCCAGCATCCGGagtcggttcatgaagcccgggacgcagtcaggggtagaccgacaggcaatagagcgatacatggaccgggtggtagaatttcgcgagaagctggcggtgttaatgcatataacgggtgggcagccagcgcgagggccagagctactgagcgtacggcatagcaacacagtgcaaggggggcatcgcaatatattcatcgaggacggcatggtggtgtttgtgacacggtaccacaagggatacaaagtcagcggcgacgtcaagattatccatcgatatttgccgcgcgaggtgggcgagctggtagtgtggtatatgtggctggtgttgccgttccagcagcggctcgaggcgttggtgtgggagaaggaggcagtttcgtcgcatatgtggccagcagaccccagcggccgcaagtggacgaccgatcggctgcgggaggcgttgaagcgcgagagccggatcgcgatgggccaggagtggacgtttgccgggtaccgggagatggcgattggcatcagccggcggtttttgcgtggatcgacagcgttccaggcagatgagggcgaggagaataaggagtgggctgaggagcaggcaggagattcgattgccgacgagcaggcgggccatacgtcgcacgtggcgggactggtatacgcgcgagggatcatggagcagtcaggggccgtggcggataggcggcagcagttccgggcatcgagcacggattggcatagatttttgggcttccaggcaggcttggacgaccagagaagaagcagcaagcggaagagagcgccgtttgagagcgaggcagacgaggcaagggtggatcggtggcagcggctgaggaagatggacgcgagagcgcagctgaagcgcatgatgggcgaggaggccaagttccggggggtgcaggaggcagcgatcaaagccatcacagcaggcgagagtcccgtagtagcggtgatgccgacgggggcaggcaagagcttgttgttcatgttgccggcgtgggcagagcagggcggcacgacggtggtggtagtgccgttgatcgcgttgcgtggcgacatggcacagcggtgcaagaagctagggatatcgtgcgtagagtggcagagtcggcgtccgccagacgcagcagcggtggtgttagtgacgcccgagtcggcagttggagaggaatttgcaacgtttttaaaccggctacgagcgacgcggcagctagatcggattattatcgacgagtgccatatcgtgttaaaccggcagtacacgttccgcaagcagatgcagcagctaggtaagctagtggctgt is a window from the Pyrenophora tritici-repentis strain M4 chromosome 7, whole genome shotgun sequence genome containing:
- a CDS encoding RecQ, Superfamily II DNA helicase, whose product is MSKPSIECQYFEHVPEHSVAACRECRYAVWPDQIEGHLQKQHKVSYKEAEAVGQQVRSWAGLVQYPSELEVPTGAPKPVRQLPVYTDGMLCQFDSSCCYYVARSKEAIRKHWRKDHQGWSAGKKRGRPSRTRQKSVQAHMDKGYRLVHCQRLFSSRHGSQYFEVQAPSQDGEGPEIVPVDGAAAWARVGEQMAKAWADIEKRAQTTIQEGERDEVNPWLERTQWLPYLVGMERPDLLACIEEPVAEPDARQEQQAEPVEAAIWAAMDGLARFSQASIIDRIGVFIRLEAIRTEMHQTRFQPLQPYMDKNAIVKHTRPWQQMLMFFARTQKEHGWKSPKYRFTRRQREAWEVLIEQAKRSIEGDEEDEAEDMDEEREELDEEMMDDIDEAIEVAEEEPGQGEGPEPKKLSKIQKACLEFCIALLNHRITRREYDSPLVCALAVLGVKEDGWKGPEQYPPILSAVIKIARFMVVQKGLEMSGPEEDSGDETDDDLDDSAYESGPSQRRRPKGCLQLVQKMMDRFMVRGSHSPMQWMLDLRTYGLKIHYNTTTRGHVEWTNGDELLYKELHFSMAQFRGMVHGLASESRRLLTEELMFSSKAAPVPAVPWESIRDNPTDERPGWNFLKDHRTNMPVNGERWLFERVGESASIRSRFMKPGTQSGVDRQAIERYMDRVVEFREKLAVLMHITGGQPARGPELLSVRHSNTVQGGHRNIFIEDGMVVFVTRYHKGYKVSGDVKIIHRYLPREVGELVVWYMWLVLPFQQRLEALVWEKEAVSSHMWPADPSGRKWTTDRLREALKRESRIAMGQEWTFAGYREMAIGISRRFLRGSTAFQADEGEENKEWAEEQAGDSIADEQAGHTSHVAGLVYARGIMEQSGAVADRRQQFRASSTDWHRFLGFQAGLDDQRRSSKRKRAPFESEADEARVDRWQRLRKMDARAQLKRMMGEEAKFRGVQEAAIKAITAGESPVVAVMPTGAGKSLLFMLPAWAEQGGTTVVVVPLIALRGDMAQRCKKLGISCVEWQSRRPPDAAAVVLVTPESAVGEEFATFLNRLRATRQLDRIIIDECHIVLNRQYTFRKQMQQLGKLVAVETQMVMLTATLPPSEEDELFRRMHFERGQVRMFRAPTARSNIAYRVVRVEKERKRQEVEATVLAMVQQKVRKYKSGKIVVYGNSVPKVKGLAEKLKCHAYHHHAVGKASMLEEFMGGKQRVIVATSALGMGVDVPDIRCIVHMDWPFSVLDYAQESGRAGRDGERSEAIMMVQDGEQRAADDKQGEAEQRLVRAYVEGIDEAATCRRVMLDGYLDRREAERARCEEGEERCDVCMRADGEEMEEEEMEEEEMEEEMEEEMEEEMEEMEEVEEVEEVEEMEVVEVAEGGSSNEEEAETLEREQEEARQAFNQQQREQGGPRQRLIQQRQQEFADVEWLREPADQGVD